A genomic stretch from Lathyrus oleraceus cultivar Zhongwan6 chromosome 2, CAAS_Psat_ZW6_1.0, whole genome shotgun sequence includes:
- the LOC127118290 gene encoding LOW QUALITY PROTEIN: nascent polypeptide-associated complex subunit beta-like (The sequence of the model RefSeq protein was modified relative to this genomic sequence to represent the inferred CDS: deleted 1 base in 1 codon; substituted 1 base at 1 genomic stop codon) produces MNHEKLMQMTGSVXTAGGKGTVRRNKKAVHRTTTTDDKRLQSTLKRIGVNAIPQIEEVNIFKDDVVIQFLNPKVQASIAANTWVVSGAPQTKKLQDILPSIIHQLGPDNLESLKKITEQFNKQVPEAGAASDTAQEENDDNDVPELVPGETFDTAAEEAKDS; encoded by the exons ATGAATCATGAAAAGTTGATGCAGATGACCGGTTCAGTTTGAACT GCTGGTGGAAAGGGTACCGTCAGAAGAAATAAGAAGGCTGTCCACAGGACAACAACTACAGATGACAAAAGGCTTCAGAGCACCCTAAAGAGAATTGGGGTGAATGCCATTCCTCAAATTGAGGAGGTCAATATCTTTAAGGATGATGTAGTTATCCAGTTCTTAAACCCCAAAGTTCAAGCATCCATTGCTGCTAATACATGGGTTGTTAGTGGTGCTCCTCAAACCAAGAAGTTGCAGGACATACTTCCTAGCATTATCCACCAATTAGGGCCGGATAATTTGGAAAGCCTGAAGAAGATAACCGAGCAGTTCAATAAGCAGGTACCTGAAGCAGGTGCTGCCTCAGACACAGCACAAGAAgaaaatgatgataatgatgttCCAGAGCTTGTCCCAGGAGAGACTTTTGACACAGCTGCTGAGGAGGCCAAGGATAGTTAG
- the LOC127118291 gene encoding uncharacterized protein LOC127118291 — MGGSKASSTSEVGNGLPRCGCNETMKLFVSKSIENPGRKFWKCRNYMNGCGLFLWDDLVSEFAVKETNPSGCRQCEVNKAYLIEFAKEIVEEIDCRVGKLNKLEKLKKKIAMEKRKNLWLMFVIGLSWMLIAAMVKLV; from the exons ATGGGTGGCAGCAAGGCATCTTCCACGAGTGAAGTTGGAAACGGCTTACCAAGATGTGGATGCAATGAAACCATGAAGTTGTTCGTCTCCAAGTCAATTGAAAACCCCGGTCGCAAATTTTGGAAATGCAGGAATTATATG AATGGGTGCGGTTTATTTTTGTGGGATGATTTGGTCAGTGAGTTTGCAGTGAAAGAAACCAATCCGTCCGGATGCCGCCAATGTGAAGTCAACAAGGcttatttgattgaatttgcTAAAGAGATTGTTGAGGAGATAGATTGCAGAGTCGGAAAGCTTAACAAGTTAGAAAAACTGAAGAAAAAGATTGCAATGGAAAAGAGGAAAAATTTATGGTTAATGTTTGTAATTGGTCTGTCATGGATGTTGATAGCAGCTATGGTTAAGTTAGTCTAA
- the LOC127122072 gene encoding glycine-rich RNA-binding protein 10, which yields MVDKWLEGNISNIMYAIISVYGILISNCKICRHAFLDFKDIDGYKNALKLNQTEIGGYWVSVVSAGGGKGNYRVGGRGGGDYGGSRGGYRVGGRDGANYRSDNQGMGGGRGSYHVCGRGGGDCGGRASWGRSHGAERHWTVNTEHW from the coding sequence ATGGTTGATAAATGGCTTGAAGGAAATATCTCAAATATTATGTATGCAATAATTAGTGTATATGGCATTCTAATTTCAAATTGCAAAATTTGCAGGCATGCTTTTTTGGATTTCAAGGATATTGATGGCTATAAGAATGCACTAAAACTTAATCAAACTGAGATAGGAGGTTATTGGGTGTCAGTTGTAAGCGCAGGCGGTGGGAAAGGTAACTATCGCGTCGGTGGAAGGGGTGGAGGAGACTATGGTGGTAGCAGAGGTGGCTATCGCGTAGGTGGAAGGGATGGAGCAAATTATAGAAGTGATAATCAAGGTATGGGTGGTGGCAGAGGTAGCTATCACGTCTGTGGAAGGGGTGGAGGAGACTGTGGTGGTAGAGCAAGTTGGGGGAGAAGTCATGGTGCTGAGAGGCACTGGACAGTCAATACCGAGCACTGGTGA
- the LOC127118288 gene encoding nucleolin 1: MKIMLHRRQYVLKTCHIVWNILIYIFKDCGEVVDIQFKTDCEGRFRGFGFVKFETVEAAQKALKLHNTELLNRHIKINIAQEKSEYPPYRSSFHTDGNLYSHTVKGFDASLVENKPKSPVTPNETKGTLKTVYVGNLSYTVERADMEKLFKGYGEIVDIRLHTDREGKFKGNGHVQFATEESAQKLEHPIPQVRKFSASSNCICDWI; this comes from the exons ATGAAAATTATGCTGCATCGAAGACAATATGTGTTAAAAACTTGTCATATAGTGTGGAACATACTGATAT ATATTTTCAAAGATTGTGGTGAAGTGGTTGATATCCAATTCAAAACAGATTGTGAAGGAAGGTTTAGAGGCTTTGGTTTTGTCAAATTTGAAACAGTAGAAGCAGCACAAAAA GCCCTCAAGTTGCATAATACAGAATTATTGAATCGCCACATCAAAATTAACATAGCTCAGGAAAAGAGTGAATATCCTCCCTATAGAAG TTCATTTCATACGGATGGAAATCTTTACTCTCACACTGTAAAGGGTTTTGACGCATCTCTTGTAGAAAACAAG CCTAAAAGCCCAGTTACACCAAATGAAACAAAGGGTACATTGAAGACAGTATATGTCGGAAACTTGTCATATACCGTAGAACGAGCTGATAT GGAAAAACTTTTCAAAGGTTATGGGGAAATTGTTGATATTCGTCTCCATACAGACCGCGAAGGGAAATTTAAAGGAAATGGACATGTTCAGTTTGCAACAGAAGAGTCAGCACAAAAG CTGGAGCATCCAATTCCACAAGTGCGGAAATTTTCAGCCTCCTCTAACTGTATCTGTGATTGGATTTAA
- the LOC127122074 gene encoding uncharacterized protein LOC127122074 encodes MKMTSGKTKMKMTAVKTNMKMKTTAVKTKMKTTSANTKKRSSSVKTSSVKCPKSEDSQHFSVTLHHGGEFYRVSEEEIIYRGGTDTTVNGIHVSNWNMDNIEKLLSRLGYKAECVRVWTKVLEIQDGFFLIRKDDDAVDDVALYLSVMNVKGDLYVEHSTGNMDPADREPKCVNDDDHPPDNGIVRLDEEKVEGLDDSEDERATAYFDGFEGIDVTKPIREEFDGFEGIDVTKPIREEFDGFEGIDVTKPIREEPNNSKEEPNNSKEEPNKSMDSDDVYYSDELNSSDPDDSCDEERPKYARFRKEHLNKDFIFKWGMEFNTLDDFRAAIREWSVLNGREISFIKL; translated from the exons ATGAAGATGACCTCAGGGAAGACAAAGATGAAGATGACCGCAGTGAAGACGAATATGAAGATGAAGACGACCgcagtgaagacgaagatgaagacAACCTCAGCGAATACGAAGAAGCGATCCAGCTCAGTGAAGACGAGCTCAGTGAAGTGTCCAAAGTCCGAG GATTCACAACACTTTAGTGTTACACTCCACCATGGGGGTGAATTTTACAGGGTTTCTGAAGAAGAAATTATATACAGAGGGGGTACGGATACGACAGTTAATGGGATACATGTTTCAAATTGGAACATGGATAACATTGAGAAGTTGTTGAGTAGGTTAGGGTATAAGGCTGAATGTGTTAGGGTATGGACAAAAGTTTTAGAAATTCAAGATGGTTTTTTTCTAATTAGGAAAGATGATGATGCTGTTGATGATGTTGCTCTATACTTAAGTGTTATGAATGTGAAAGGAGATTTGTATGTTGAACATAGTACTGGGAACATGGACCCTGCTGATAGGGAACctaaatgtgtgaatgatgatgaccACCCCCCTGATAATGGAATTGTTCGGTTAGATGAGGAGAAGGTAGAGGGGTTAGATGACAGTGAAGATGAAAGAGCTACTGCTTACTTTGATGGTTTTGAAGGAATAGACGTTACTAAGCCTATTAGGGAGGAGTTTGATGGTTTTGAAGGAATAGATGTTACTAAGCCTATTAGGGAGGAGTTTGATGGTTTTGAAGGAATAGATGTTACTAAGCCTATTAGGGAGGAGCCCAATAACAGTAAGGAGGAGCCCAATAACAGTAAGGAGGAGCCCAATAAGAGTATGGATTCAGATGATGTATACTATAGTGATGAGTTGAATAGTTCTGACCCAGATGATTCTTGTGATGAAGAAAGGCCCAAGTATGCTAGGTTTAGGAAAGAGCATCTAAACAAAGACTTTATATTCAAGTGGGGTATGGAATTCAACACACTTGATGACTTTAGGGCAGCTATCCGTGAGTGGTCAGTGCTTAATGGGAGGGAAATTTCCTTCATAAAGTTGTAG
- the LOC127122073 gene encoding threonine synthase, chloroplastic-like, with protein sequence MNRPVVGVGCASAGIPSIVFLPANRISIAQLVQPIANGAFVLSIDTDFDGCMQLIREVTAELPIYLANSLNSLRLEGQKTAAIEILQQFDWQVPDWVIVPVWTVVVSTAHGLKFTQSKIDYHSKNIKDLACQFANPPMQVKADFGTVMDVLSKYLQSKAPKYH encoded by the exons ATGAACCGCCCTGTTGTTGGTGTTGGTTGTGCATCTGCTGGAATTCCTTCCATTGTTTTCCTGCCTGCTAATAGAATCTCTATTGCTCAACTGGTTCAGCCGATTGCGAATGGAGCGTTTGTTCTTAGCATTGATACTGATTTTGATGGGTGTATGCAGTTGATTCGTGAAGTAACTGCTGAATTGCCTATTTATTTGGCTAATTCTCTGAACAGTTTGAGGCTTGAAGGACAGAAAACTGCTGCTATTGAGATTTTGCAGCAGTTTGATTGGCAGGTACCTGATTGGGTTATTGTACCTG TTTGGACTGTTGTTGTGAGCACTGCACATGGGTTGAAGTTTACTCAGTCCAAAATTGATTACCATTCAAAGAATATCAAAGACCTGGCTTGCCAATTTGCCAATCCTCCAATGCAGGTCAAGGCTGATTTTGGAACTGTTATGGATGTTTTGTCCAAGTATTTGCAGAGCAAGGCACCCAAGTATCATTAG